One Ignavibacterium album JCM 16511 genomic region harbors:
- a CDS encoding motility protein A, whose product MIKKFGTINGLLLGIVSVFGAFIWEGGAVNALFLLPPMLIVFGGTFAAVIIGFGYENFKNIFKLIKLAYFPPSYNPHPIINTFVQLAFKARKEGLLSIERDIEKIDFFFCKKLLRNAIDGTDPETLQDLAELEMKTIQERHYSNIFIFTKMGGYAPTMGILGTVMGLIMALSHAGAEPTTLIKSIATAFIATLWGVFTANLIWLPIADKLKKCHLDEKQMMQLSLQGVLALQSGEIPVLVKSRLVSMLPQREQEQIRR is encoded by the coding sequence ATGATAAAAAAGTTCGGAACAATTAATGGATTATTGTTAGGTATTGTATCAGTATTTGGTGCATTTATTTGGGAAGGCGGAGCAGTAAATGCTTTATTTTTACTTCCACCAATGCTTATTGTTTTCGGTGGAACTTTTGCTGCTGTTATAATCGGTTTCGGATATGAAAATTTCAAAAACATTTTTAAGTTGATAAAGCTTGCATACTTTCCACCCAGTTATAATCCTCATCCTATCATCAACACTTTCGTTCAGCTTGCATTCAAAGCAAGAAAAGAAGGATTGCTTTCCATTGAAAGAGATATTGAAAAAATTGATTTCTTCTTCTGCAAAAAACTTTTAAGAAATGCGATTGATGGAACTGATCCTGAAACATTACAGGACCTTGCTGAACTTGAAATGAAAACAATTCAGGAAAGACATTATTCAAACATTTTTATTTTTACAAAAATGGGTGGATATGCTCCAACAATGGGGATACTTGGAACAGTTATGGGTTTGATAATGGCTTTATCTCACGCTGGTGCTGAACCGACTACTTTAATAAAAAGTATTGCCACTGCTTTTATTGCAACGCTCTGGGGTGTGTTCACAGCAAATTTAATTTGGTTACCAATAGCAGATAAATTAAAAAAATGTCACTTGGACGAAAAACAGATGATGCAACTCTCATTGCAGGGAGTTCTGGCTTTACAAAGCGGCGAAATTCCGGTTTTAGTGAAATCCAGACTGGTAAGCATGCTTCCTCAAAGAGAGCAAGAGCAAATACGCAGATAG
- a CDS encoding response regulator, whose protein sequence is MNNKPINILIVDDSDLTRSSLTKLFSDYQCNIITSIDGLDGIQKSLTTKPDIILLDILMPNLDGIKMLQVIKIIDELKKIPVIVISGNSNKTNLFACLEAGADKVITKPIDEDTLIKSIEEFTKRKLSHKTKSNELIVDNTIDELKKIYIKAFPQKEIQINKAIAERDKYAVGNIFHELKGVSASMGFPEVTEISRMIELALNSEKIDWNYIKNQTDEIISLIERKTFSFDGD, encoded by the coding sequence ATGAATAATAAACCCATAAATATTCTGATTGTTGATGATTCCGATTTAACCAGGAGTTCATTGACAAAACTTTTTTCTGATTATCAGTGTAATATTATTACAAGTATAGACGGTCTTGACGGAATTCAGAAATCTCTTACAACAAAACCCGATATCATTTTACTTGACATTCTGATGCCGAATCTTGACGGTATCAAAATGCTTCAGGTAATAAAAATTATTGATGAACTGAAAAAAATTCCCGTTATCGTTATAAGCGGTAATAGTAATAAAACTAATTTATTCGCTTGTCTCGAAGCTGGTGCAGATAAGGTAATTACAAAACCAATTGATGAAGACACGCTGATTAAATCAATAGAAGAATTTACAAAAAGAAAACTTAGTCATAAAACTAAATCGAACGAACTGATTGTTGATAACACTATTGATGAACTTAAGAAAATTTATATAAAAGCATTTCCGCAGAAAGAAATTCAAATCAACAAAGCGATTGCTGAACGCGATAAATATGCAGTTGGAAATATTTTTCATGAACTTAAAGGAGTATCTGCATCAATGGGTTTTCCTGAAGTAACGGAAATAAGCAGAATGATTGAACTCGCATTGAACTCTGAAAAGATTGACTGGAATTATATAAAGAATCAGACAGATGAAATAATTTCTTTAATTGAAAGAAAAACTTTTTCATTCGATGGAGACTAA
- the csrA gene encoding carbon storage regulator CsrA yields MLILTRKLNDEINIDGEITIKIISISDNQVKLGIEAPRDVQIVRKEVLDRVKENTKDALNKIKDKPSEIKGLKIKKI; encoded by the coding sequence ATGCTGATTCTAACGAGGAAACTGAACGACGAAATAAATATTGATGGGGAAATTACTATAAAAATTATTTCTATTTCCGATAATCAGGTGAAACTGGGAATTGAAGCACCAAGAGATGTTCAGATAGTAAGAAAGGAAGTGCTCGACCGCGTAAAAGAAAATACAAAAGATGCGCTCAACAAAATAAAAGATAAGCCATCTGAAATTAAAGGATTGAAAATCAAAAAAATCTGA
- the motA gene encoding flagellar motor stator protein MotA, translating to MFVIIGIVVVLGAVLGGFTMAHGNIALLIQPAEFVTIIGAALGSLLIASPLSVIKKIFGSIPHLIKGVNFTKQDYLELLKSFNDLFLLAQRDGLLAIEKHVESPKDSEILSLSKTFINNHHASTFFSDTMKVMLSGGVPPHELEALIDAEIETFEMESKPVVNAISKVGDSFPGLGIVAAVLGIIVTMSSIDEGAATVGMHVAAALVGTFLGVLMAYGFVNPIATNLELQHELEKRYLETIKACIVAYAKGNPPIIAVEIARRTIFSDYRPSFQELENYIRGKSDK from the coding sequence ATGTTCGTTATTATAGGAATAGTTGTAGTTCTTGGTGCTGTGCTTGGTGGCTTTACAATGGCGCACGGAAATATTGCATTACTGATACAGCCAGCGGAATTTGTAACCATCATAGGTGCCGCACTCGGAAGTTTGCTTATTGCTTCGCCGCTGAGTGTAATTAAAAAAATCTTTGGTTCTATTCCTCATCTTATCAAAGGTGTTAACTTCACAAAACAGGATTATCTTGAATTACTGAAATCATTTAATGATTTGTTTTTATTGGCACAAAGAGATGGCTTGCTTGCCATTGAAAAACATGTTGAAAGTCCGAAAGACAGTGAAATCCTTTCACTCAGCAAAACCTTTATCAATAATCATCACGCTTCAACTTTCTTTTCAGATACAATGAAAGTTATGCTCTCGGGTGGTGTTCCTCCTCACGAGCTAGAAGCTTTGATTGATGCCGAAATCGAAACTTTTGAGATGGAATCCAAACCTGTTGTTAATGCTATTTCTAAAGTTGGGGATTCTTTTCCGGGACTTGGTATAGTTGCTGCAGTTCTCGGAATCATAGTAACTATGAGTTCAATTGATGAAGGTGCTGCAACTGTAGGAATGCATGTTGCTGCAGCTCTGGTTGGAACATTTCTCGGCGTACTGATGGCTTATGGTTTTGTGAATCCAATTGCTACAAACCTTGAACTTCAGCACGAACTTGAAAAACGATATCTTGAAACAATAAAAGCTTGCATAGTTGCTTATGCAAAAGGAAATCCTCCGATAATTGCAGTTGAAATTGCGAGAAGAACTATTTTCAGTGATTACAGACCATCATTTCAGGAACTTGAAAATTATATTCGTGGAAAGAGTGATAAGTAA
- the flgL gene encoding flagellar hook-associated protein FlgL, producing the protein MRITETMMSNYYIGSINQLKDKIALRQRQISSGVKIEKPSDSPTGAVKVIRNDNQLSQIDTYLKNIHTGLSFLDQTTFALQSIQDEVLNVVGKLEELNNPINQQNMSLYADMIENSLRLMVDVANSKADGKYIFGGTDQTAKPFVYSSDGQTIEQNTKIRGYNKVRISQEIEQRINITGIEIFGTIVSADGTLDKNSSVGTIVSQSRTVYDNLGNEYNLQVNIEKTNANQYQLTYNITDGGGNTIFTSPTAAQLAFNPTTGALETLDGKSPSVINISVPSNRINFNLDLSQLRETDTNQVLLNANQDIDIFNQLKIIVNNLRNGIPPTEEQRAAVNAFNSKVIGKLSEIGNIINQFTTIESMLTQQNLDITENNSQVNGVDVAKAIIELQNQDYLLQLSQKLAATILPKSLLDYL; encoded by the coding sequence ATGAGAATTACCGAAACAATGATGTCTAATTATTACATCGGAAGTATAAATCAGCTCAAAGATAAAATTGCTCTTCGGCAAAGACAGATATCTTCCGGTGTAAAAATCGAAAAGCCATCCGACTCACCAACAGGTGCTGTCAAAGTAATCAGAAATGACAATCAGTTAAGTCAGATTGATACTTATCTTAAAAATATTCACACAGGTTTATCATTTCTCGATCAAACAACTTTTGCTTTGCAATCAATTCAGGATGAAGTTTTAAATGTCGTTGGAAAACTTGAAGAACTTAACAATCCAATCAATCAGCAAAATATGAGTCTTTATGCTGATATGATTGAAAACTCGTTACGATTAATGGTTGATGTTGCAAATTCAAAAGCAGATGGTAAGTATATCTTTGGTGGAACAGATCAAACAGCTAAACCATTTGTTTATTCTTCAGATGGACAAACTATCGAACAGAATACAAAGATAAGAGGTTATAATAAGGTAAGAATTAGTCAGGAAATTGAGCAGAGAATTAATATAACCGGAATTGAAATTTTCGGAACGATTGTTTCTGCTGATGGGACACTTGATAAAAATTCATCAGTTGGAACAATTGTTTCGCAAAGCAGAACTGTTTATGATAATCTCGGGAATGAATATAATCTCCAGGTTAACATTGAGAAAACAAATGCTAACCAATATCAGCTTACTTATAATATAACTGATGGCGGAGGGAATACTATCTTTACTTCTCCGACAGCTGCTCAGCTTGCATTTAATCCAACCACAGGTGCATTAGAAACTCTTGATGGAAAATCTCCGTCGGTAATTAATATTAGTGTTCCATCCAACAGAATCAATTTCAATCTTGATTTAAGTCAGTTGAGAGAAACAGATACTAATCAGGTTCTGTTAAATGCAAATCAGGATATTGATATTTTCAATCAACTCAAGATTATTGTCAATAATTTAAGAAACGGAATTCCGCCAACAGAAGAACAAAGAGCAGCTGTTAATGCTTTCAATTCTAAAGTAATTGGAAAGCTATCTGAGATTGGAAATATCATCAATCAGTTTACAACAATTGAAAGTATGCTTACGCAGCAAAATCTTGATATAACTGAAAACAATTCTCAGGTTAATGGAGTTGATGTAGCAAAGGCAATCATCGAATTACAGAATCAGGATTATCTCTTACAACTTTCTCAAAAACTTGCTGCAACAATTTTACCTAAATCGCTTCTGGATTACTTATGA
- the fliW gene encoding flagellar assembly protein FliW, which yields MKLKTDQFGEIEFSEDLILNFKEGLYGFEQLKKYLLIKTDDDLFYWLTSVDRPEICFPLVGTRIIDESFPEEENYEAFAIVTLNKDPLQITANLKAPVYINQDKKTGFQKIIDTDKYPINYKLFVES from the coding sequence ATGAAACTAAAAACAGACCAATTCGGTGAAATAGAATTTTCTGAAGACCTGATACTGAATTTCAAAGAAGGTCTTTACGGATTTGAACAATTAAAAAAATATCTGCTCATTAAAACTGATGATGATTTATTCTATTGGTTAACCTCGGTTGACAGACCTGAGATCTGCTTTCCGTTAGTTGGAACCAGAATAATTGACGAAAGTTTTCCTGAAGAAGAAAACTATGAAGCATTTGCAATCGTTACACTTAATAAAGATCCTCTTCAAATTACTGCCAACCTTAAAGCTCCGGTTTATATAAATCAGGATAAAAAAACCGGTTTCCAGAAAATTATAGACACTGATAAATATCCGATAAATTACAAACTTTTTGTAGAGAGCTAA
- a CDS encoding OmpA/MotB family protein, translating into MAGSSGFTKRRNSGFSEIQTGKHASSKRARANTQIDEYEESPFHESSEKDRYLITYADLITLLLGLFILLYTASNLDIQKYEKMLSAFGNVFGTEVAKVKIDAMPEKVISTPLDKLKNDITQLISENGYSKSIRMEENERGITIHILEDIVFPSGSAELKSTSKLVLKRVADIIKKLPNDIRVEGHTDNIPINSTAFPSNWHLSVARALNTAYYLIKEEGVNPDKVSIVGYAEYKPIESNDTPYGRASNRRVDIVIIK; encoded by the coding sequence ATTGCAGGGAGTTCTGGCTTTACAAAGCGGCGAAATTCCGGTTTTAGTGAAATCCAGACTGGTAAGCATGCTTCCTCAAAGAGAGCAAGAGCAAATACGCAGATAGATGAGTATGAAGAATCGCCTTTTCACGAATCTTCTGAGAAGGACAGATACCTTATTACTTATGCTGATCTGATTACTTTGCTGTTGGGTCTTTTTATTTTACTTTACACAGCATCAAATCTGGATATTCAGAAATATGAAAAGATGCTAAGTGCTTTTGGTAATGTATTTGGAACTGAAGTTGCAAAAGTTAAAATTGATGCGATGCCGGAAAAAGTAATTTCAACTCCATTAGATAAATTAAAGAATGACATTACTCAACTTATTTCGGAAAATGGTTATTCAAAGTCAATCAGAATGGAAGAGAATGAAAGAGGAATTACAATTCATATTCTTGAAGATATCGTTTTTCCTTCGGGTTCAGCTGAATTGAAAAGTACTTCCAAACTTGTTCTTAAAAGAGTTGCCGATATTATTAAAAAATTGCCTAATGATATCAGAGTGGAAGGTCATACAGACAATATTCCTATAAATTCAACTGCATTTCCTTCAAACTGGCACTTATCAGTTGCAAGAGCTCTGAATACAGCTTATTATCTAATTAAGGAAGAAGGTGTAAATCCTGATAAAGTATCAATTGTTGGTTATGCTGAATACAAACCGATTGAATCCAATGATACACCTTACGGAAGAGCTTCAAACAGAAGAGTGGACATAGTAATAATTAAATAA